One genomic segment of Oncorhynchus mykiss isolate Arlee chromosome 10, USDA_OmykA_1.1, whole genome shotgun sequence includes these proteins:
- the LOC110534792 gene encoding CD209 antigen-like protein A, producing the protein MNDSEDKRNNLFQSFSLYKINATAERDQLQTRYNNLTEEKGHIQAKLFVIEQHCQEGWRYFDYKFYFLSTEKKTWEESRQDCLERGADLVIINSREEQTFVFNLHLRAWIGLSDSVTEGTWKWVDGTPLTTGYWGKGQPDDRGQEDCAEIYYGQDDPVKTWNDDKCGTNHNWICEKVV; encoded by the exons ATGAACGATTCTGAAGATAAAAGGAACAACTTGTTTCAGAGTTTCTCCCTTTATAAAATCAACGcaactgcagagagagaccagctacagaccagatacaacaacctgactgaagaGAAAGGTCATATTCAGGCAAAGCTTTTTGTGATAG AGCAGCATTGTCAGGAGGGATGGAGATACTTTGACTACAAGTTCTACTTCCTGTCTACTGAGAAGAAAACCTGGGAGGAGAGCAGACAGgactgtctggagagaggagcagacctggtgatcataaacagcagagaggaacag ACATTTGTCTTCAACCTCCACCTGAGAGCCTGGATTGGTCTAAGTGACTCTGTTACTGAGGGGACCTGGAAGTGGGTGGACGGCACCCCACTGACCACAGG GTACTGGGGGAAAGGACAGCCTGATGATAGAGGGCAAGAGGACTGTGCTGAGATATACTATGGACAAGATGACCCTGTAAAGACATGGAATGATGACAAATGTGGCACAAATCATAACTGGATCTGTGAGAAAGTGGTGTAA